In Paenibacillus sp. FSL M7-0420, a single genomic region encodes these proteins:
- the nagZ gene encoding beta-N-acetylhexosaminidase, whose amino-acid sequence MQLNEVNSSQAPAAMSLEDKISLMCVVGTPSTAAEPDFRQRMSQKRFGGIGLFPHNVKDEQQTLKLMAEVQAIAGDSGIPQPYYVSIDEEGGTLSKFKTFYPYIPGNRAAGLSQDAETAYLQGKIIGSQLHALGIPMNWAPVLDVNTNTDNPVVGVRSFGEDPEVVAGFGKAYIQGMHEAGVAVTAKHFPGHGQVSGDSHVVLPECELTMEELMNGPLLPFIAAIEAGADSIMMGHLVFPNIPESAGLPASLSSFFAGDLLRNRLGFEGIICTDDIEMGAIKKNFNPDEVGVLAVLAGNDMILMCHTPEYQERVIEGIRKAVLDGVIEESRIDESVNRIHRLYGKFQQYQAAARPIPREGWKEAALQYARRTVKISRDPQQLLPLSPSRPYLLILPRQEQLTIADNSGGQTIGLAELLQARGMSVQVEYCSMKPEAAEIADLCAKAAGHTVIQGTLNAHLFSGQLQLAEQLAAAGPLLNLVLRNPYDDAYLPQNAGSILLCSTSDYSLQALAEVLVRQA is encoded by the coding sequence ATGCAGCTGAATGAAGTGAATTCATCACAAGCTCCGGCAGCGATGAGTCTGGAGGACAAAATATCCCTGATGTGTGTGGTCGGAACCCCCTCCACAGCAGCAGAGCCTGACTTCCGTCAACGGATGTCTCAGAAAAGGTTCGGGGGGATCGGCTTGTTCCCCCATAATGTTAAGGATGAGCAGCAGACGCTGAAGCTGATGGCGGAGGTGCAGGCCATTGCCGGAGACTCCGGCATTCCGCAGCCTTACTATGTATCGATTGATGAGGAGGGCGGCACGCTCTCCAAGTTCAAGACCTTCTATCCTTACATTCCCGGCAACCGTGCTGCCGGATTAAGCCAGGATGCTGAGACCGCCTATCTCCAGGGTAAAATCATCGGCAGCCAGCTCCACGCGCTGGGCATCCCGATGAACTGGGCGCCAGTGCTGGATGTGAATACGAATACTGACAATCCGGTTGTCGGGGTGCGCTCGTTCGGCGAAGACCCTGAAGTGGTGGCAGGCTTCGGCAAGGCCTATATTCAGGGGATGCACGAGGCAGGGGTAGCCGTGACGGCTAAGCATTTCCCCGGCCATGGACAAGTCAGCGGGGATTCCCACGTTGTCCTGCCAGAGTGCGAACTCACAATGGAGGAATTAATGAACGGGCCGCTGTTGCCATTTATCGCTGCCATCGAAGCCGGGGCCGATTCAATCATGATGGGACATCTCGTATTTCCTAACATTCCCGAGTCGGCAGGACTGCCTGCTTCACTGAGCTCCTTCTTTGCCGGAGACTTACTGCGCAACAGGCTGGGCTTCGAGGGTATCATCTGCACGGACGATATTGAGATGGGCGCGATCAAGAAGAATTTCAACCCGGATGAGGTGGGCGTACTGGCTGTGCTGGCCGGCAATGACATGATTCTGATGTGTCATACCCCGGAATACCAGGAGCGGGTGATAGAAGGCATCCGCAAGGCTGTTCTGGACGGCGTCATCGAAGAATCCAGAATTGACGAATCGGTCAACCGCATCCACCGCCTCTATGGGAAATTCCAGCAATACCAGGCGGCAGCCCGGCCTATTCCGCGGGAGGGCTGGAAGGAGGCGGCCCTGCAATATGCACGCCGCACGGTCAAGATCAGCCGCGATCCGCAGCAATTGCTGCCACTGTCTCCATCGCGCCCATATCTGCTGATCTTGCCGCGCCAGGAGCAGCTGACCATCGCCGATAACTCCGGCGGCCAGACAATCGGCTTGGCTGAGCTGCTGCAAGCCCGGGGCATGTCCGTACAGGTAGAGTATTGCAGCATGAAGCCTGAAGCTGCGGAGATTGCAGACTTGTGTGCCAAGGCTGCCGGACATACCGTGATTCAGGGAACACTGAATGCCCATCTGTTCAGCGGACAGCTTCAGCTTGCTGAGCAGCTTGCCGCCGCCGGACCGCTGCTGAACCTGGTGCTGCGTAACCCGTATGACGATGCTTACCTGCCGCAGAACGCCGGAAGCATTCTGCTGTGCTCCACCTCCGATTATTCGCTTCAGGCTCTAGCGGAGGTGTTGGTTAGACAGGCTTAA
- a CDS encoding N-acetylglucosamine-6-phosphate deacetylase, translating to MNGVISGRHYRTGLPLEVHVNGGVIEAVHTLAESPHMADWPWLAPGLVDLQVNGGWGLDFNTLPLAPETVAELSRRLLARGVTSYCPTLITNGPDQLAQAASVIAEAMRTQPDIAGLIAGIHLEGPFLSPEDGPRGAHPLEHICPPDWEAFCRWQEAAEGLIRIITVSPEWPGAAAFISRCTASGVRVSIGHTAASPEQIRQAVASGAVMSTHLGNGTHLTLPRHPHYLWEQLAADELYGCMIADGCHLPDALLKVILRVKQSRAILVSDAVSLSGMAPGAYRLHIGGDVVLTPEGRLHLAGHPQLLAGSAMMLADQVAYLARAGLAPLEEALDCASLHPAGLLGLPQAAGLTAGAPADLIGFRRDSGGDLEIQVVWKNGRITAAGKD from the coding sequence ATGAACGGTGTGATCTCGGGAAGACATTACAGAACCGGCCTGCCGCTTGAGGTCCACGTTAACGGTGGCGTTATTGAAGCGGTTCATACGCTGGCCGAGAGTCCGCATATGGCAGATTGGCCCTGGCTTGCGCCGGGGCTGGTCGATTTGCAGGTGAACGGCGGCTGGGGACTTGACTTCAATACGCTGCCGCTTGCGCCGGAGACTGTAGCCGAACTCTCGCGCCGCCTGCTGGCCCGGGGAGTCACCTCTTATTGCCCGACCCTGATCACCAATGGGCCGGACCAGCTCGCCCAGGCAGCATCCGTGATTGCTGAAGCCATGCGGACACAGCCGGATATCGCCGGGCTGATTGCAGGCATCCATCTGGAGGGGCCCTTCTTGTCCCCAGAGGACGGTCCGCGCGGGGCGCATCCCCTGGAGCATATCTGCCCGCCCGATTGGGAGGCCTTCTGCCGCTGGCAGGAGGCGGCGGAGGGGCTGATCCGGATCATTACCGTGTCCCCCGAATGGCCGGGAGCCGCAGCCTTCATCTCCAGATGCACCGCTTCCGGCGTCAGGGTCTCCATCGGACATACGGCGGCCTCACCGGAGCAGATCCGGCAAGCAGTGGCCTCAGGCGCGGTGATGTCTACTCATCTGGGCAACGGTACACACCTTACACTTCCGCGCCATCCCCATTATCTGTGGGAGCAGTTGGCTGCCGATGAGCTGTATGGTTGCATGATTGCCGACGGCTGTCATCTGCCGGATGCGCTGCTGAAGGTGATTCTGCGGGTGAAGCAGAGCCGGGCGATTCTGGTCAGCGATGCCGTCTCGTTGAGTGGCATGGCGCCGGGTGCATACCGGCTGCATATCGGCGGCGATGTGGTGCTGACGCCGGAAGGGCGGCTGCATCTGGCCGGCCATCCGCAGCTGCTGGCCGGATCGGCCATGATGCTGGCGGACCAGGTGGCCTACCTGGCCCGGGCCGGGCTGGCACCGCTGGAGGAGGCGCTCGACTGTGCCTCTCTTCACCCGGCCGGGCTGCTGGGGCTCCCGCAGGCTGCCGGGCTTACCGCAGGTGCGCCTGCGGATCTGATCGGCTTCCGCAGGGACAGCGGCGGAGACCTAGAGATCCAGGTGGTATGGAAGAATGGCCGGATTACAGCGGCTGGTAAGGATTAG
- a CDS encoding CBM96 family carbohydrate-binding protein — protein sequence MKQRLQGSGKRLGWILPLIGLIIVIMAVPGTARAAGTITLDEPPGGYVSSGGPVEISGTYTGLYDVRLYVNGTAQFEVLLDNPDGDDSGSWSYTLDTSRYNGPVELVARGLDTSTRYGVWSPSVTLEVNNSAGVAPVVTITGPDEGIAVTGQVAVTVQAESATPVSAVQVRVNRGPWQQAAYNGTEYVYAWNTAGIGDRTISLEARATNAPGRYGYSPTVYAQVGAGTHEPALPLPDQDRAMWIWEPESYKLLLNPGSREVLESFVTDTATFGSEPVTTLYLAVGNYAGYRALEEQEDELRSFMRWAHERNLSVHALVAGGTSPAYMGAYERYHSHAVREIEQIINYNLAADADEKFDGINVDIEPYISPDFKDPSKFLQKEYLDGLHKMIDRRDTAGIRLPFGPAVPKWYDSSEQGANIQWNGTTKWLSEHIQDISDYISIMDYRDSADGTAGIIAGAAGELAYAEAIGKPNSVVIGVETLDIANSGDPETITFQEEGRSHMEAELDKVYAASGQSSAFGGIAVHHYDSYRALPSYWGPGGVFWTAPEDQEAPSAPAGTPSAVASDYQSIRLNYGMATDNLEVDRYIIYRSTVSGFTPTSADIAGLARGLNYQDKGLLPDTTYYYRIAARDLAGNIGPVSSEASAVTGSTALKPMIVTDMQLAYTGTAAAASMKVRDYTTGAVLAGAAIEGRFTYSAGRYAAAVTGADGRAAFTSEAIPSGRQAGFEPRRVQAAGYYYASAHDLPHTTALLPHGGLSGLTLSAGEWDKPFASGDKAYTVTVSSNVSSLQVTPVTAKASDAVLVNGMPVASGTAASVTIGSEPADVPVLVYHEDGTADLYLLNIERSAPASPVIPVTTDAYVHEHQPSTNFGQEPVLEIADLPNAQGGGDRIAFMKAELNLSGTAVQSVTLNVYVTAAPAAPVTLALKGYAGTQWTESGITWNNRPVTGGTNLGTVRVTGAGWYSADVTAYVVAAAAAGLTPTFQWSDPNTTGIVVTLASSENSDNKPYLMVSSGL from the coding sequence ATGAAGCAAAGGCTGCAAGGTTCTGGTAAACGGCTTGGATGGATATTGCCCTTGATCGGTCTGATTATTGTGATAATGGCAGTTCCGGGCACTGCCCGGGCCGCAGGCACCATTACACTGGATGAACCGCCCGGGGGATATGTATCCTCCGGCGGGCCGGTGGAGATCAGCGGCACCTATACCGGACTGTACGATGTCCGGTTGTATGTGAACGGGACAGCCCAGTTCGAGGTATTGCTGGATAACCCAGACGGGGATGACAGCGGCAGCTGGTCTTATACGCTCGACACCTCCCGTTACAACGGTCCGGTGGAGCTGGTGGCCCGGGGGCTGGATACCTCCACCCGCTACGGGGTGTGGAGTCCGTCCGTCACCCTTGAGGTGAACAACTCCGCAGGTGTTGCGCCTGTGGTGACGATTACCGGCCCGGACGAAGGGATTGCTGTGACCGGACAGGTGGCAGTCACCGTTCAGGCAGAATCGGCTACGCCGGTCTCGGCCGTGCAGGTCCGGGTGAACCGGGGACCGTGGCAACAGGCTGCGTATAACGGCACGGAATATGTATATGCCTGGAATACGGCGGGCATCGGGGACCGCACGATCAGCCTGGAGGCCCGGGCCACGAATGCTCCCGGACGCTACGGCTACAGCCCGACCGTCTATGCGCAGGTCGGTGCGGGCACGCACGAGCCGGCGCTTCCTCTGCCGGATCAGGACCGGGCCATGTGGATCTGGGAGCCGGAGAGCTATAAGCTGCTGCTGAATCCGGGCTCGCGGGAGGTGCTGGAGTCCTTCGTTACGGACACCGCAACCTTCGGATCAGAGCCGGTGACGACCCTGTATCTGGCCGTGGGCAACTACGCGGGCTACAGGGCGCTGGAGGAGCAGGAGGATGAGCTGCGCTCCTTCATGCGCTGGGCGCATGAGCGGAACTTAAGCGTCCATGCCCTTGTCGCGGGCGGAACCTCCCCGGCTTATATGGGTGCTTATGAGCGCTACCATAGTCATGCCGTACGGGAGATCGAGCAGATTATTAACTACAATCTTGCGGCGGATGCGGATGAGAAGTTCGATGGAATCAATGTGGACATCGAGCCGTATATCTCCCCGGACTTCAAAGACCCGAGCAAGTTCCTGCAAAAGGAGTACCTGGATGGCCTGCACAAAATGATTGACCGCCGGGATACAGCCGGTATCCGGCTGCCCTTCGGCCCTGCTGTCCCTAAATGGTATGATTCCTCCGAGCAGGGGGCGAATATCCAGTGGAACGGCACGACGAAATGGCTGTCCGAGCATATCCAGGATATCTCCGATTATATCTCGATCATGGATTACCGGGATTCCGCAGACGGCACAGCGGGCATCATTGCCGGCGCAGCTGGTGAGCTGGCTTATGCCGAGGCGATCGGCAAGCCGAATTCTGTAGTCATCGGGGTAGAGACGCTGGATATTGCAAACAGCGGTGACCCGGAGACCATCACCTTCCAGGAGGAAGGCCGCAGCCACATGGAAGCAGAGCTGGACAAGGTCTACGCCGCTTCCGGGCAGAGCAGCGCTTTCGGCGGAATCGCTGTCCATCATTATGATTCCTACCGGGCGCTGCCTTCTTATTGGGGACCAGGCGGTGTCTTCTGGACAGCACCGGAGGATCAAGAAGCACCGTCTGCACCTGCGGGCACTCCGTCCGCCGTTGCCAGCGACTATCAGAGCATAAGGCTGAATTACGGAATGGCTACTGACAACTTAGAGGTAGACCGCTACATTATTTACCGTAGCACGGTCTCCGGCTTCACGCCAACCTCTGCGGATATTGCCGGTCTCGCCCGGGGCCTGAATTACCAGGACAAGGGACTGCTCCCGGATACCACTTATTATTACCGCATCGCCGCCCGTGATCTGGCGGGCAATATCGGGCCGGTCTCCAGCGAAGCATCAGCGGTCACTGGAAGTACGGCGCTTAAGCCGATGATTGTGACCGACATGCAGCTCGCTTACACTGGAACCGCTGCGGCAGCTTCGATGAAGGTGCGTGACTATACCACAGGGGCGGTACTCGCAGGGGCGGCTATAGAAGGACGGTTCACCTATTCAGCAGGCCGTTACGCGGCGGCAGTAACAGGTGCGGACGGTCGGGCAGCCTTCACTTCGGAGGCTATTCCGTCGGGGCGTCAAGCCGGGTTCGAGCCGAGGAGAGTTCAGGCTGCCGGATATTATTATGCCAGCGCCCATGACCTGCCACACACTACGGCGTTGCTGCCGCATGGCGGGCTTAGCGGATTAACGCTGTCGGCAGGAGAGTGGGACAAGCCTTTCGCTTCGGGTGATAAGGCCTATACCGTAACTGTCAGCAGCAATGTAAGTTCGCTGCAGGTCACACCGGTTACCGCCAAGGCCTCGGATGCAGTGCTTGTAAATGGAATGCCAGTGGCATCGGGAACAGCCGCATCCGTTACTATCGGTTCAGAGCCTGCGGATGTGCCGGTCCTGGTGTACCACGAAGACGGAACCGCAGATCTCTATCTGCTGAATATCGAGAGAAGTGCTCCGGCATCTCCGGTGATCCCGGTGACCACGGATGCCTATGTCCATGAACATCAGCCCTCCACTAATTTCGGGCAGGAGCCTGTGCTGGAGATCGCCGATCTTCCGAATGCACAGGGTGGAGGAGACCGTATCGCCTTCATGAAGGCGGAACTGAATCTCTCCGGAACGGCGGTGCAGTCCGTAACCCTTAACGTGTATGTCACCGCTGCCCCGGCAGCTCCAGTTACACTTGCACTAAAGGGCTACGCCGGAACGCAGTGGACCGAGAGCGGCATCACCTGGAATAACCGGCCCGTCACCGGCGGAACGAATCTCGGAACAGTACGGGTCACCGGAGCCGGGTGGTACAGCGCGGATGTGACCGCTTATGTTGTTGCGGCAGCGGCGGCTGGACTTACGCCAACCTTTCAGTGGAGCGACCCTAATACTACGGGAATCGTTGTAACGCTGGCCAGTTCTGAGAATTCGGATAACAAGCCATATTTGATGGTGAGTAGCGGGTTGTAA
- a CDS encoding beta-L-arabinofuranosidase domain-containing protein, with the protein MRELKGKQVILQDHDLRRREEANRRYLMKLTNDNLLFNYKVEAGRYDGREIPADAHGGWETPVCQIRGHFLGHWLSAAAIRYHETGDMEIKVKADLILDELAECQKDNGGQWAAPIPEKYLHWVAQGKAIWAPQYNIHKLFMGLVDMHHFTGSDKALDIADRFADWFVDWSSTFTREKFDDILDMETGGMLEAWADLLELTGNDKYTVLLERYYRSRLFRPLLENKDPLTNMHANTTIPEVLGCARAYEVTGEQRWMDIVTAYWKCAVTERGILATGGNTAGEVWMPKMKIKARLGDKNQEHCTVYNMIRLAEFLFRHTSNPAYAQYIEYNMYNGIMAQAYYQEYHLTGNKHSDPATGLLTYFLPMKAGLRKDWSTETDSFFCCHGTMVQANAALNRGIYYQEQNDIYVCQYFRSELTTEIHGENVQIQQSQDHMSGSMLNSSNTAGQQELNEITALHENMPDYRKYDFTVHTASAREFAIHLRIPDWIMSEAVIYVNGELHGKSADHSAFYTILRNWQDGDRISIILPVGIRFIPLPDDEQTGAFRYGPEVLAGITENERILYTPLGDAAGEIIMENEREWGSWRYFFKTTRQNPGIQLRRIRDIGYEPYQVYFPVESPHKAGF; encoded by the coding sequence ATGAGAGAACTGAAGGGCAAACAGGTCATTCTTCAAGATCATGATTTGAGACGCAGAGAAGAGGCCAACCGCCGGTATCTGATGAAACTGACAAATGACAATCTCCTCTTTAACTATAAGGTGGAAGCAGGAAGATATGACGGCAGGGAGATTCCAGCGGATGCGCACGGAGGCTGGGAGACGCCGGTCTGCCAGATCCGCGGACATTTTCTGGGACACTGGCTGTCTGCGGCAGCGATCCGGTATCATGAGACCGGGGATATGGAGATCAAGGTGAAGGCCGATCTCATCCTGGACGAGCTGGCTGAATGCCAGAAGGACAACGGCGGACAATGGGCCGCACCGATTCCCGAGAAATATCTGCACTGGGTGGCCCAAGGCAAGGCAATCTGGGCACCGCAATATAATATTCATAAGCTGTTTATGGGTCTTGTCGATATGCATCATTTCACCGGTAGCGACAAGGCGCTTGACATCGCGGACCGATTCGCCGATTGGTTCGTCGATTGGAGCAGTACCTTCACCAGAGAGAAGTTCGATGACATTCTGGATATGGAGACAGGCGGTATGCTGGAAGCTTGGGCTGATCTGCTGGAGCTGACCGGGAACGATAAATACACTGTTTTGCTGGAACGGTATTACCGCAGCAGATTGTTCCGTCCGTTACTGGAGAATAAAGACCCGCTGACCAACATGCACGCCAACACGACCATTCCCGAGGTACTCGGCTGCGCCAGAGCTTACGAGGTCACCGGCGAGCAGCGCTGGATGGATATTGTCACGGCTTACTGGAAATGTGCGGTCACAGAGCGGGGAATTCTGGCTACCGGCGGCAATACGGCGGGTGAAGTATGGATGCCGAAGATGAAGATCAAGGCCCGCCTTGGAGATAAGAATCAGGAGCACTGTACCGTGTATAACATGATCCGTTTGGCAGAATTTCTTTTCCGGCACACTTCGAATCCGGCCTATGCGCAGTATATTGAATATAATATGTACAACGGAATTATGGCGCAGGCCTATTACCAGGAATACCATCTGACCGGCAACAAGCACAGTGATCCGGCAACCGGGCTGCTCACGTACTTCCTGCCGATGAAGGCCGGGCTGCGGAAGGACTGGAGCACGGAGACGGATAGTTTCTTCTGTTGTCACGGAACAATGGTCCAGGCCAATGCGGCGCTCAACAGAGGCATCTATTATCAGGAGCAGAACGATATCTATGTCTGCCAGTATTTCCGTTCGGAGCTGACCACCGAGATCCACGGAGAGAATGTGCAGATTCAGCAATCCCAGGATCATATGAGCGGAAGCATGCTGAACTCCTCGAACACGGCCGGGCAGCAGGAGCTGAATGAGATTACAGCCCTGCACGAGAACATGCCGGATTACAGAAAATATGACTTCACCGTCCATACCGCCTCTGCCCGTGAATTCGCCATCCATCTGCGGATTCCAGACTGGATCATGTCAGAAGCTGTGATCTATGTGAACGGCGAGCTGCACGGGAAGTCTGCGGATCACTCCGCCTTCTACACGATACTGCGGAACTGGCAGGACGGCGACCGAATCAGCATCATTCTGCCCGTAGGCATCCGGTTCATCCCTCTGCCCGATGACGAGCAGACCGGCGCGTTCCGCTATGGCCCGGAAGTACTGGCTGGCATCACCGAGAACGAGCGGATTCTATATACTCCGTTAGGGGATGCAGCAGGTGAAATCATCATGGAGAATGAACGGGAGTGGGGGAGCTGGCGTTATTTCTTCAAGACCACCCGTCAGAACCCGGGCATTCAGCTCAGAAGAATCCGCGATATCGGATACGAGCCTTATCAGGTGTATTTCCCGGTAGAATCCCCCCACAAAGCGGGGTTTTAG
- a CDS encoding DUF4838 domain-containing protein: protein MLSLIPEPKLVRLTEKEPWQTGREVRLQLAMEVDDPRLVLHCRRAFPGGVVTTAVSGAGEGYSLLIEEIGRNKGTEGNEYTSTHTEPEASGQDAAWAASGEAGLNNGMTSAPDLNEADLSVLKGRAEGYILEVSASGAAIRALDAAGLYYGLQTLLQLQSLHGGGDIPALSITDWPDTELRVMNFDLRQTFSKPERLIEYLAEFSRYKTNAVLIEYEDKFPFSIHREFTHLQHALSREQLEALQTAAHEHYIEIIPLQQSFGHLEYVLRHDAWKHLRETEESTGEICPSHPQTYELITGLLGEMMDAHPESRYIHLGCDEVYSLCECEACRKQFGGVRERAFISFLNRLIEFTASRGRQPIFWHDMLDKCPPEELAKLDPRSAAMIWIYNGRNIQEEVTSLTNKFRALGIEVMGAPAVRSFDWAEHQNYPVIDNRTDNLLQWAETAEKLDIRCMVATNWTGPFSLGVPYGVFETTWYPMLLHADLAWNRRADAGTFIDRFLELFHGITPETGHARLGNYQLEDYYDIIWKLREHVQRNKDYAGLIAIMHDFEVATDRSRAIHKYAYRWELYPGDSAEWRSLRNNYTRNHNGREAVRPRMLEALMQYQPRDMAEHFVRSRFYLHDYLERTLYQELGLVHSES, encoded by the coding sequence ATGCTTAGCTTAATACCCGAGCCGAAGCTGGTAAGGTTGACAGAGAAGGAGCCATGGCAGACAGGCCGGGAAGTCCGTCTGCAACTGGCTATGGAAGTGGATGATCCCCGGCTTGTGCTTCATTGCCGGCGGGCTTTTCCCGGCGGGGTAGTTACCACCGCCGTCTCGGGAGCAGGTGAGGGATACTCGCTGCTGATTGAGGAGATTGGGAGAAACAAGGGAACTGAAGGCAATGAGTACACTTCAACGCACACTGAACCCGAAGCTTCCGGGCAGGATGCCGCATGGGCAGCGTCCGGAGAAGCCGGACTGAATAACGGCATGACTTCAGCTCCTGATCTTAATGAGGCCGACCTGTCCGTGCTGAAGGGCCGGGCAGAAGGCTACATTCTGGAGGTTAGCGCAAGCGGTGCAGCGATCCGCGCCCTGGACGCTGCCGGACTCTATTACGGCTTGCAGACACTGCTGCAATTGCAGAGTCTGCATGGCGGTGGCGATATTCCGGCGTTGTCCATTACCGATTGGCCCGATACGGAGCTTCGGGTGATGAACTTCGATCTGCGCCAGACCTTCTCGAAGCCGGAGCGGCTAATCGAATACCTGGCGGAGTTCTCCCGCTACAAGACGAACGCGGTGCTCATTGAATACGAGGATAAGTTCCCGTTCAGCATACACCGGGAATTCACCCATCTGCAGCACGCGCTTAGCCGGGAACAGCTGGAGGCGCTCCAGACTGCGGCCCATGAGCATTACATCGAGATTATTCCGCTGCAGCAGAGCTTCGGCCACTTGGAGTATGTACTACGCCATGATGCCTGGAAGCATCTGCGGGAGACCGAAGAATCCACCGGCGAGATTTGCCCGTCCCATCCGCAGACGTATGAACTAATCACAGGCCTGCTTGGAGAGATGATGGATGCCCATCCTGAATCACGTTATATTCATCTGGGTTGTGACGAGGTGTACAGCCTGTGCGAATGTGAAGCGTGCCGGAAGCAATTCGGCGGCGTACGGGAACGGGCCTTCATCTCCTTCCTGAACCGCCTGATTGAATTCACGGCCAGCCGGGGACGCCAGCCGATCTTCTGGCATGACATGCTGGACAAATGCCCGCCCGAAGAGCTGGCGAAGCTTGATCCGCGAAGCGCAGCGATGATCTGGATCTATAACGGCCGCAACATACAAGAGGAAGTAACTTCTCTAACCAATAAGTTCAGGGCACTGGGCATTGAGGTAATGGGTGCTCCTGCGGTCCGCAGCTTCGACTGGGCGGAGCATCAGAACTACCCGGTCATTGATAACCGGACCGACAATCTGCTGCAGTGGGCAGAGACCGCCGAGAAGCTGGATATCCGCTGTATGGTCGCTACGAACTGGACCGGGCCGTTCAGCCTTGGCGTTCCTTATGGCGTATTCGAGACCACCTGGTATCCGATGCTGCTTCATGCGGATCTCGCCTGGAACCGGCGGGCAGATGCTGGTACGTTCATCGACCGCTTCCTGGAGCTGTTCCATGGTATAACTCCAGAGACGGGTCATGCGCGGCTGGGAAATTACCAATTAGAGGATTACTACGATATCATCTGGAAGCTAAGGGAGCATGTGCAGAGGAACAAGGATTACGCCGGGCTAATCGCAATTATGCATGATTTCGAGGTAGCAACCGACCGCTCCAGGGCGATTCACAAGTATGCCTACCGCTGGGAGCTGTACCCGGGCGACAGCGCGGAATGGCGCTCGCTGCGGAATAATTACACGCGCAACCACAACGGGCGGGAAGCCGTCCGGCCCCGGATGCTGGAGGCTCTTATGCAGTACCAGCCCCGCGATATGGCCGAGCATTTCGTGAGATCCCGGTTCTATCTGCATGATTATCTGGAGCGGACGCTCTATCAGGAGCTGGGCCTTGTCCACAGCGAGAGTTAG
- a CDS encoding 6-phosphogluconolactonase — MNDNMAPAEEHQVERMRVLVYHHRSEMGAAAAGAVGQRIRDLQGNSQAPVRIVFAAAPSQNELYEGLVQEQGIDWSRVHAFHMDEYIGLPEDAPQRFGNYLQERLFSRVNPGRIELLGRIGNIEEECQRYATLLNEAPIDIVCLGIGENGHIAFNDPPVADFADPLLVKAVELDEACRTQQVNDGCFASLDDVPTHALTLTVPALMAGHHLFAIVPGTAKQAALQAALHGPLSTVCPASILRTHPAIELFTDREAFGS; from the coding sequence ATGAATGATAATATGGCTCCGGCAGAGGAGCATCAGGTGGAACGTATGCGTGTTCTGGTTTATCACCACCGCAGTGAGATGGGAGCGGCGGCGGCAGGAGCAGTTGGGCAGCGAATCAGAGACTTGCAGGGGAATTCCCAGGCTCCGGTTCGCATTGTATTTGCCGCAGCTCCGTCACAGAATGAGCTGTATGAGGGGCTGGTGCAGGAGCAGGGAATTGATTGGTCCCGGGTGCATGCTTTTCATATGGATGAATATATCGGCCTGCCGGAAGACGCGCCACAGCGCTTCGGGAACTACTTGCAGGAACGGCTGTTCAGCAGAGTCAATCCCGGACGGATCGAGCTGCTGGGCCGGATCGGCAATATTGAAGAGGAGTGCCAGAGATACGCAACGCTGTTGAATGAAGCTCCTATTGATATCGTCTGTCTCGGCATCGGGGAGAACGGGCATATTGCGTTCAATGATCCGCCTGTAGCCGATTTCGCCGATCCGCTTCTTGTTAAAGCGGTCGAATTGGACGAAGCCTGCCGGACGCAGCAGGTGAATGACGGCTGCTTCGCCAGCCTGGACGATGTACCTACTCATGCGCTGACGCTGACCGTCCCCGCCTTGATGGCAGGACATCACCTGTTCGCCATTGTTCCCGGCACGGCCAAGCAAGCCGCATTGCAAGCGGCGCTTCATGGCCCGCTCAGTACCGTGTGCCCGGCGAGCATCCTACGGACCCATCCCGCCATTGAGCTGTTCACGGACCGGGAAGCCTTCGGCTCATGA